CCGTTCAGGCAGCGGACGGCGGCGGCCGTGAGCACGCCCTCGGGCGCTCCTCCGGTTCCCATGACCGCGTGCACCCCGGTGCCGATCACGGCGGCGGCGATGCCGGGCGAGAGGTCGCCGTCGCTGATGAGCTTGATGCGCGCGCCCGCGGCGCGGACCTCGGCGATCAGCTTCTCGTGCCGTGGCCGGTCCAGGATCACCACCACCAGGTCCTCCACGTCGCGGCCCAGCGCCTTGGCGATGCGCTTCAGGTTGTGGGCCACGGGCGCATCCAGGTCCACCTCGCCCTTGCACGAGGGGCCGACCACGATCTTCTCCATGTAGCAGTCGGGAGCGTGCAGCAGACCGCCCTTCTCCGAGGCGGCCAGCACCGCGATGGAGCCGGGCGAGCCGGTGGCGCACAGGTTGGTGCCCTCCAGCGGGTCCACGGCGATATCGATCTCCGGGACCTGGGTGCCGTCGGGGAACTCGGCGCCGACCTTTTCGCCGATGTAGAGCATGGGGGCCTCGTCGCGCTCGCCTTCGCCGATGACGATGGTGCCGCGCATGGGCACGGTGTCCATGGTCTTGCGCATGGCCTCCACCGCCACGTGGTCGGCGAACTTGCGCTCGCCCTGGCCCATGGTCTTGGCGGCGGCGATGGCGGCGTTCTCCACCACCCGCAGGAACTCCAGCGCCAGGTCGGACTCCATATTCTGGCCGAAACTCTTGGCCAGCGCCTTGGCGTCCCGGTTCGTCACTGGTGTTGCCATGACCGCCTCCCGCTAGAGAGTGCCTCCAGAAGCATCGCGCATCATGCTCCTTGAGATTGCAGACCGTCAATAGCCGCCACGCCCTTGCTATCTCGGTTTCGACCGTACCAGCGCATCGTACTCGGCGTGCGTACCGACCCAAAACCAGAGGAGTCCATCGACGGACTCGACCGCAAGCGCCCGGTGGTGAAGCCCGACCCGCACGGAGCGGAAGCGGCCGACCTTCTTGAAGTGAAGCGAGGGATGCTTGGGATCGTCCTTCAACAGGCGGAAGGACTTGTCGGCAAGTTCGCGAACCGGCGCGGGCAGAGCGCGGTAACAGACCCAAAAGTCCGGGGTGGCGTGGTGGGTCACAGCTTGCTGGATTTGCCCGCCGCGTGCTCGCGCAGAGCGCGGTCGGCGAGGGCGTCGAGCTTGCCGGCCTCGGCGTCCGCCTCGAACTGGCGGTCCCAGGCCTCCGCATCAAAGGCGGCAAACCACTCGCGAAACGCAGCCAGCTCTTCTGCAGTGAACGCCTGGACTTCCCGCTCGACTTTGTCCACCTTGCTCATAGGCCGT
This Terriglobales bacterium DNA region includes the following protein-coding sequences:
- the glpX gene encoding class II fructose-bisphosphatase, with product MATPVTNRDAKALAKSFGQNMESDLALEFLRVVENAAIAAAKTMGQGERKFADHVAVEAMRKTMDTVPMRGTIVIGEGERDEAPMLYIGEKVGAEFPDGTQVPEIDIAVDPLEGTNLCATGSPGSIAVLAASEKGGLLHAPDCYMEKIVVGPSCKGEVDLDAPVAHNLKRIAKALGRDVEDLVVVILDRPRHEKLIAEVRAAGARIKLISDGDLSPGIAAAVIGTGVHAVMGTGGAPEGVLTAAAVRCLNG